From a single Thalassospira sp. ER-Se-21-Dark genomic region:
- the betB gene encoding betaine-aldehyde dehydrogenase — protein MSLYQIQNFINGKKSQGSGAEMVTLNPATNTVLAKGHESTAADVDAAVKAARAGFEIWKNTPAAERARVLFKAAQILRDRNDELALVETRDTGRAIQETEIVDVISGVECLEYFAGVAGSLAGEHIDLAGNFAYTRREPVGVCGAIGAWNYPIQIACWKAAPALACGNAVVYKPSETTPLSAIAVAEALKEAGLPDGVYNVVQGARESGAALVEHPGVDKISLTGSAATGAKVASVAAGGMKAVTMELGGKSPMIVFEDADLDNAVSGAQMANFYSSGQICSNGTRVFVHESVADAFIEKLIARSKDLVLGDPEKPETQVGPIVTKAQYEQVMSYIEKGKAEGAKCVLGGHAVTEGMPEGGLFVAPTVFADCTDDMTIVREEIFGPVMSVLTFSDEDEVIKRANDTEYGLAVGVFTKDLSRGHRVVARLEAGTCWINTYNITPIEMPFGGVKKSGVGRENGRAAIEYYTRIKSVYVETGDVEAPY, from the coding sequence ATGAGCCTTTATCAAATCCAGAATTTCATCAATGGCAAGAAGTCCCAGGGTTCGGGCGCAGAGATGGTTACCCTTAACCCTGCGACCAACACGGTTCTGGCCAAGGGCCACGAAAGCACGGCTGCTGATGTGGATGCCGCGGTCAAGGCCGCACGCGCCGGGTTCGAAATCTGGAAAAACACGCCAGCTGCCGAACGGGCACGTGTCCTTTTCAAGGCCGCCCAGATCCTTCGGGATCGCAATGATGAGCTGGCATTGGTTGAAACCCGTGATACCGGGCGTGCCATTCAGGAAACTGAAATTGTCGATGTGATTTCGGGTGTTGAATGCCTTGAATATTTCGCCGGTGTGGCTGGCAGCCTTGCGGGCGAACATATCGATCTTGCCGGTAACTTTGCCTATACCCGCCGCGAACCGGTTGGGGTTTGTGGTGCCATCGGTGCCTGGAACTATCCGATCCAGATCGCCTGCTGGAAGGCAGCCCCGGCATTGGCATGCGGTAACGCGGTTGTTTACAAACCGTCCGAAACCACACCGCTTTCGGCCATTGCGGTTGCCGAGGCCCTTAAAGAAGCCGGTCTTCCCGATGGCGTTTACAACGTTGTGCAGGGCGCACGCGAAAGCGGTGCCGCACTGGTTGAACATCCGGGCGTGGATAAGATTTCCCTGACCGGATCGGCTGCGACCGGTGCCAAGGTGGCATCCGTTGCCGCCGGTGGCATGAAGGCCGTCACCATGGAACTGGGTGGCAAGTCGCCGATGATCGTTTTCGAAGATGCCGATCTTGATAACGCGGTATCGGGTGCGCAGATGGCGAACTTCTATTCATCGGGTCAGATTTGCTCGAACGGGACGCGTGTGTTTGTCCATGAAAGCGTTGCCGATGCCTTCATCGAGAAGCTGATCGCACGCTCCAAGGATCTTGTTCTTGGCGATCCGGAAAAACCTGAAACCCAGGTCGGACCGATTGTCACCAAGGCACAATACGAACAGGTCATGTCCTATATCGAAAAGGGCAAGGCAGAAGGCGCCAAATGCGTTCTTGGCGGCCATGCCGTGACCGAGGGCATGCCAGAAGGCGGGCTTTTTGTCGCGCCGACCGTGTTTGCCGATTGCACCGATGACATGACCATCGTGCGCGAGGAAATCTTTGGTCCGGTAATGTCTGTTCTGACCTTCAGCGACGAAGACGAAGTGATCAAGCGCGCCAATGACACCGAATACGGTCTGGCAGTTGGCGTGTTCACCAAGGATCTGTCGCGTGGTCATCGCGTGGTGGCACGGCTTGAGGCCGGTACATGCTGGATCAACACCTATAACATCACGCCGATCGAAATGCCGTTTGGCGGTGTCAAGAAATCGGGCGTTGGCCGCGAAAACGGCCGTGCGGCGATTGAATATTACACCCGCATCAAATCCGTTTATGTCGAAACCGGCGACGTTGAGGCCCCTTACTAA
- the betI gene encoding transcriptional regulator BetI, whose protein sequence is MPKVGMQPVRRRQLIDATIETIHQHGFADTTIARISKAAGMSSGIISHYFGGKNALLQETMRSLMKDLRDDYMVRLATAKTPMDRLEAIINTNFNEEQFTPQVTVAWLSFWAQVPFSDQLRRLNNIYFQRLASNLRHELRQLTTEECADEISSAIAAMVDGIWVRTGLSRGQADIAGARKMVLGTLRLYLANSPSPKK, encoded by the coding sequence ATGCCCAAAGTTGGTATGCAGCCTGTACGCCGCAGGCAGTTGATCGACGCAACGATTGAAACCATTCATCAGCACGGATTCGCCGACACCACGATTGCGCGGATCTCTAAGGCTGCCGGTATGTCGTCGGGGATTATTTCGCACTATTTCGGCGGCAAGAATGCCCTGCTGCAGGAAACCATGCGCTCCCTGATGAAGGATTTGCGTGATGACTACATGGTGCGCCTAGCAACGGCCAAAACGCCGATGGACCGTCTCGAAGCGATCATCAATACCAACTTCAACGAAGAACAGTTCACCCCGCAGGTGACGGTGGCCTGGCTGTCTTTCTGGGCGCAGGTGCCGTTTTCCGATCAGTTGCGGCGTCTGAACAATATCTATTTTCAGCGCCTTGCTTCCAATCTGCGGCACGAGTTGCGTCAATTGACCACCGAAGAATGCGCAGATGAAATCTCGTCTGCGATTGCCGCTATGGTTGACGGCATCTGGGTGCGAACCGGTCTGTCCCGCGGGCAGGCCGATATTGCCGGGGCGCGCAAGATGGTGCTGGGCACCTTGCGCCTGTATCTGGCGAATTCGCCCAGTCCAAAGAAATAA
- a CDS encoding choline ABC transporter substrate-binding protein → MTNLSTFGRLLGSTIIATTLLGATAAKAADSDACKTVTFSDVGWTDITATTATASVILEALGYDAETELLSVPVTYTSLANGDVDVFLGNWMPTMAADIQPYLDKGTVVSTGANLEGAKYTLAVTQNAFDAGLKDFADIAKFKDQLDGEIYGIEPGNDGNRLIQDMIDSNQFDLGEFELVESSEQGMLAEVSRKSSRDQFIVFLGWEPHPMNAKYDMAYLDGGDDVFGPNFGGATVHTNLRAGYTDECPNAGKFVTNLKFSLAMENEIMDAILNEGTDPAEAATAWLKTNPDAAYAWLDGVTTFDGGDAKAALKSGLGL, encoded by the coding sequence ATGACCAATCTTTCCACGTTCGGCCGCCTTCTTGGCAGCACCATTATTGCGACCACCCTGCTGGGTGCCACTGCTGCCAAAGCAGCCGATAGCGATGCCTGCAAAACCGTGACTTTCTCTGATGTGGGCTGGACCGACATCACCGCAACCACGGCGACTGCGTCCGTTATCCTCGAAGCACTCGGTTATGATGCCGAAACCGAATTGCTGTCGGTACCGGTCACCTACACGAGCCTTGCCAATGGCGACGTTGACGTCTTTCTCGGCAACTGGATGCCGACCATGGCAGCCGATATTCAGCCCTACCTTGATAAAGGCACCGTCGTGTCGACCGGTGCAAACCTTGAAGGTGCGAAATACACCCTTGCGGTCACCCAGAACGCCTTTGATGCGGGTCTTAAGGACTTTGCCGACATTGCCAAGTTCAAGGATCAGCTCGATGGCGAGATTTATGGCATTGAGCCGGGCAATGACGGCAACCGTCTTATCCAGGACATGATCGACAGCAACCAGTTCGATCTGGGTGAGTTCGAACTTGTTGAGTCCTCCGAACAGGGCATGCTGGCAGAAGTGAGCCGCAAATCATCGCGCGATCAGTTCATCGTCTTCCTCGGTTGGGAACCCCATCCGATGAATGCAAAATACGACATGGCCTATCTTGATGGTGGCGATGACGTCTTTGGACCGAACTTTGGCGGTGCAACTGTTCACACCAACCTGCGCGCCGGTTACACCGACGAATGCCCGAATGCGGGTAAATTCGTGACCAACCTGAAATTCAGCCTCGCCATGGAAAACGAAATCATGGACGCGATCCTGAACGAAGGGACCGATCCGGCAGAAGCAGCAACCGCATGGCTTAAAACCAACCCGGATGCAGCTTATGCATGGCTTGACGGTGTGACCACCTTTGACGGTGGCGATGCCAAAGCAGCCCTGAAATCCGGTCTTGGTCTTTAA
- the choW gene encoding choline ABC transporter permease subunit, with protein MEWLTETKIPLGQWISSLMDALNEHADFVFYTVSDVLEFIIENTIDFLVWLPALLIIAVFGALAAVLHKSWKLTAFTVLSLLLVVNLGYWEETMETLALVIYATLFCMLIGVPLGVASAHRPWLHQAMRPVLDLMQTIPTFVYLIPTLILFGLGVVPGLISTVIFAIAAPIRLTHLGISNTPKSLLEAGESFGCTPRQLLFKVELPSAMPSIMAGLTQCIMLSLSMVVIAALVGADGLGKPVVRALNTVNIAQGFEAGLAIVILAIVLDRICRRDHKEKSGQ; from the coding sequence ATGGAATGGCTCACGGAAACGAAGATTCCGCTGGGACAGTGGATATCGTCCCTGATGGATGCGCTGAACGAACATGCCGATTTCGTTTTCTATACCGTTTCGGATGTTCTCGAATTCATTATTGAAAATACCATCGATTTTCTGGTGTGGCTGCCTGCTCTTTTGATCATTGCGGTCTTTGGCGCGCTTGCGGCTGTCTTGCACAAATCATGGAAACTGACGGCGTTTACGGTTCTGTCGCTTCTGCTGGTGGTCAATCTTGGCTATTGGGAAGAAACCATGGAAACGCTGGCACTGGTGATCTATGCGACGCTGTTTTGCATGTTGATCGGTGTGCCGCTTGGCGTGGCATCCGCCCACCGCCCGTGGCTGCATCAGGCGATGCGCCCGGTCCTTGATCTGATGCAGACGATCCCGACATTCGTGTATCTGATCCCGACCCTGATCCTGTTTGGTCTGGGTGTCGTTCCCGGTCTTATTTCGACCGTGATCTTTGCGATTGCCGCCCCGATCCGCCTTACCCATCTTGGCATTTCCAACACGCCGAAATCCCTTCTGGAAGCCGGGGAAAGCTTCGGCTGCACGCCGCGCCAGTTGCTGTTCAAGGTTGAACTGCCATCGGCGATGCCATCGATCATGGCGGGCCTGACCCAGTGCATCATGCTGTCGCTTTCGATGGTGGTGATTGCAGCCCTTGTTGGGGCAGACGGCCTTGGTAAGCCGGTCGTGCGTGCGCTAAATACGGTGAATATCGCGCAAGGCTTTGAAGCCGGTCTGGCAATTGTGATTCTGGCCATCGTGCTGGACCGTATCTGCCGTCGTGACCACAAAGAAAAGTCGGGGCAGTGA
- the choV gene encoding choline ABC transporter ATP-binding protein — MSNAVEFENIDVIFGNRQAESLKLLDEGKTREEIAAATNNVLGVADVTFNVPQGEICVLMGLSGSGKSSLLRCVNGLNAVSRGSLRVRDGDWMEDVTKCDGATLRKLRRECVAMVFQQFALFPWRTVEDNVGFGLELGGMGAAERREIVREKLALVGLDKWANKYAHELSGGMQQRVGLARAFATDAPILLMDEPFSALDPLIRNRLQDELLDLQEKLNKTILFVSHDLDEAMKLGNSIAIMEGGYVVQHGTPEDIALRPANEYVADFVAHMNPVNILRGRAIMHRLDSDQKSGNTEFLLEDANIRVTLRDGVVRSANNGERGELKLINYDGTLPDQLDATDNSIVFVAQEDVLLKDLIEMRSITQNPVILTRDGKVTGTLGRKEFFDSLTQTASVAD; from the coding sequence ATGAGCAATGCTGTTGAATTCGAAAATATCGACGTGATCTTTGGTAATCGTCAGGCAGAATCCTTGAAACTGCTGGACGAAGGTAAAACCCGCGAAGAGATCGCTGCTGCCACCAACAATGTCCTTGGTGTCGCCGATGTGACCTTCAATGTGCCTCAGGGTGAGATATGCGTCCTGATGGGCCTGTCCGGTTCAGGCAAATCATCGCTTCTGCGCTGCGTGAATGGGCTTAACGCTGTATCACGTGGTTCGCTTCGGGTACGTGATGGCGATTGGATGGAAGACGTCACCAAATGTGACGGCGCCACCCTGCGCAAGTTGCGTCGCGAATGTGTCGCCATGGTCTTCCAGCAATTCGCCCTGTTCCCGTGGCGAACAGTTGAAGACAATGTCGGCTTTGGCCTTGAACTGGGCGGTATGGGTGCGGCGGAACGTCGTGAGATCGTGCGTGAAAAGCTGGCGCTCGTTGGACTGGATAAATGGGCAAACAAATATGCCCATGAACTGTCCGGCGGCATGCAGCAGCGTGTTGGTCTGGCGCGTGCCTTTGCCACCGATGCCCCGATCCTTCTGATGGACGAGCCGTTCTCGGCCCTTGATCCGCTGATCCGTAACCGTCTGCAGGACGAGTTGCTGGACCTTCAGGAGAAGCTCAATAAAACCATCCTGTTTGTCAGCCACGACCTTGACGAAGCCATGAAACTCGGCAATTCGATTGCCATCATGGAAGGTGGTTATGTTGTGCAACACGGCACGCCAGAAGACATCGCGCTCCGCCCGGCCAACGAATATGTTGCGGACTTTGTGGCACATATGAACCCGGTCAATATCCTGCGTGGACGGGCGATCATGCATCGCCTTGATAGCGATCAGAAATCCGGCAATACCGAGTTCCTGCTCGAAGATGCCAATATCCGCGTCACCCTGCGGGATGGCGTTGTCCGCTCGGCCAATAATGGCGAACGCGGCGAGCTTAAGCTGATCAATTATGACGGCACCCTGCCCGATCAACTGGACGCGACCGACAACTCGATTGTCTTCGTCGCGCAGGAGGATGTGCTGCTGAAGGATCTGATCGAGATGCGATCGATCACCCAAAACCCGGTCATCCTGACCCGTGATGGCAAGGTGACCGGCACGCTGGGCCGCAAGGAGTTCTTTGACAGTTTGACCCAGACGGCGTCTGTGGCGGATTAA
- the moaD gene encoding molybdopterin converting factor subunit 1 — protein MKLIYFSWVKDRIGMAEEAIDLPDTVKTVADLLAWLPGRGENFANALADPAIIRVAVDQEYATPDTDVTKATEIALFPPVTGG, from the coding sequence ATGAAGCTGATCTATTTTTCGTGGGTCAAGGACCGCATCGGCATGGCGGAAGAGGCCATTGACCTTCCCGATACCGTCAAAACGGTTGCCGACCTGCTGGCATGGCTGCCCGGTCGCGGAGAAAACTTTGCCAATGCCCTGGCTGATCCCGCGATCATTCGCGTCGCGGTCGATCAGGAATATGCCACACCCGACACCGACGTCACCAAGGCGACCGAGATTGCGCTGTTCCCGCCGGTCACAGGCGGGTAA
- a CDS encoding LysR family transcriptional regulator, whose amino-acid sequence MNELMRRQFDWNLLHTFTVIVEERSITGAANRLLLRQPSVSNALKRLEDQIGARLIDRERGRFEVTEQGLALYHECREICGAIGRLSDVMSDSGNQLTGHLHMWLASHVVFPPLDDALFEFNRAHPEVTYEIDVATSVNVVDQVLSQQASFGICLVKERHPRLEYRRLYREHFGFFCGPTHHLFGQKDLTLADLRREAFVSFATDQLSDALAPVAVLRAQEGMKGKVVAVSPHLEEVRRLINAGLGIGPLPIHVVQSATDRGQLWRLPPYIDPPAIDIYLVTNPRMSLSRAERFFIENLTARLDAAPDGYFVYP is encoded by the coding sequence ATGAACGAGTTAATGCGTCGGCAGTTCGACTGGAACCTGCTGCACACCTTTACTGTTATTGTTGAGGAACGCTCGATCACCGGGGCGGCCAACCGGTTATTGCTGCGCCAGCCCAGTGTCAGTAACGCGCTCAAACGCCTTGAAGATCAGATTGGCGCGCGCCTGATTGACCGTGAACGCGGCCGGTTTGAAGTGACCGAACAGGGATTGGCGCTTTATCACGAATGCCGCGAAATTTGCGGTGCCATCGGCCGATTGTCTGATGTGATGTCTGATAGTGGCAATCAGCTGACCGGGCATTTGCATATGTGGCTGGCCAGTCATGTGGTGTTTCCGCCACTTGATGATGCCCTGTTTGAATTCAATCGGGCTCATCCCGAAGTCACCTATGAAATCGATGTTGCGACCTCGGTCAATGTCGTTGATCAGGTGCTGTCACAGCAGGCCAGCTTTGGCATCTGTCTGGTCAAGGAACGCCATCCCAGACTGGAATATCGCCGTTTGTATCGCGAACATTTCGGCTTTTTCTGCGGCCCGACCCATCATCTGTTCGGTCAAAAGGACCTGACCCTTGCCGATCTGCGCCGCGAGGCATTTGTGTCCTTTGCGACCGACCAGCTCAGTGATGCACTGGCCCCGGTCGCGGTCCTGCGTGCGCAGGAAGGGATGAAGGGCAAGGTCGTTGCCGTCAGCCCGCACCTTGAAGAAGTCCGTCGCCTGATCAATGCCGGGCTTGGCATCGGGCCACTGCCGATCCACGTCGTGCAAAGTGCGACCGATCGTGGGCAGCTTTGGCGCCTGCCGCCCTATATTGATCCGCCGGCGATTGATATTTATCTGGTAACCAACCCGCGCATGTCACTGAGCCGTGCGGAACGGTTCTTTATCGAAAACCTGACTGCGCGGCTGGATGCGGCACCGGACGGCTATTTTGTCTATCCATAA
- a CDS encoding ABC transporter permease — protein sequence MAADVAGARRTPWVLLSPSLATISLLLIVPMLFIVVYSFWLRTATGADQVGFYLDNWIEVLGDRFYRDILFQTLLIAFYTTVICAFVGYIPAYFVANTRMKSKAFLLLLLMLPFWISYIIRTMSWINILGTSGALNTLLISIGIIDDPIQMLYNQQTVVLGLVHYLLPFMILNVYVSLDGIDKNLTEAAQSLGCTGFQAFREVTLPLSMPGLAAGSLLCFVLAAGTYITPIVLGGPRDAMFANLVFEAIVTQLNWPLGSALSLVLLALLGALVVIYTRYLGIDQIAKSFK from the coding sequence ATGGCCGCAGATGTCGCCGGAGCCCGCAGGACTCCGTGGGTACTGCTATCACCATCACTGGCAACCATCAGCCTGCTGCTGATTGTGCCAATGCTGTTCATTGTCGTTTATTCATTCTGGTTGCGCACCGCGACCGGTGCGGATCAGGTCGGCTTTTATCTCGATAACTGGATTGAAGTTCTGGGCGACCGGTTTTATCGCGACATCCTGTTCCAGACCCTTTTGATTGCCTTTTACACCACGGTTATTTGCGCGTTTGTCGGCTATATCCCGGCCTATTTCGTTGCCAATACGCGGATGAAATCCAAGGCATTCCTGTTGCTGTTGCTGATGCTGCCATTCTGGATCAGTTACATCATCAGAACGATGTCGTGGATCAACATTCTGGGCACATCGGGGGCACTTAATACCCTTTTGATATCAATCGGCATCATCGATGACCCGATCCAGATGCTGTATAACCAGCAGACCGTGGTTCTGGGCCTTGTGCACTATCTGCTGCCCTTCATGATTTTGAATGTCTATGTCAGCCTTGATGGCATCGACAAGAACCTGACCGAAGCCGCCCAAAGCCTTGGCTGTACCGGTTTCCAAGCCTTCCGCGAAGTGACATTGCCGCTGTCCATGCCCGGTTTGGCGGCGGGATCACTGCTGTGCTTCGTTCTGGCGGCGGGCACCTATATCACCCCGATTGTTCTTGGCGGGCCGCGCGATGCGATGTTTGCCAACCTTGTGTTCGAAGCCATCGTGACACAGCTCAACTGGCCGCTTGGCTCAGCGCTTTCGCTCGTGCTGCTGGCCCTTCTGGGCGCACTGGTCGTCATTTACACCCGCTATCTCGGCATCGATCAGATCGCCAAGAGCTTTAAGTAA
- a CDS encoding ABC transporter permease — MMSGWSVIRIATILVYLFLFAPVAVVILLAFNANQFGSFPIEGFSLRWFEALWDNDAIVRAFKTSLLLGALTAAISTTLGTLAALAMVRYDFPGKRTISTLLVAPILIPEVVLAVALLLFLQFLSMPKSFGLLLMGHVVFTLPFVVLVVQARLVSIRRDVEEAAMSLGATPVQTFFEVTLPLMLPAVMAGMLFAFTISFDDITGTLFWKPGGVETVPTQIFAMLRNSISPEINALGAVMVIFTIALPLVAASIARVMAMRKVGASK, encoded by the coding sequence ATGATGTCCGGTTGGTCCGTAATCCGAATTGCCACGATCCTTGTCTATCTGTTCCTGTTTGCGCCGGTGGCGGTTGTCATCCTGTTGGCGTTCAATGCCAACCAGTTCGGCAGCTTCCCGATCGAAGGCTTTTCGCTCCGCTGGTTTGAAGCGCTTTGGGACAATGATGCGATTGTGCGGGCGTTCAAGACGTCGCTTTTGCTTGGTGCGCTGACAGCCGCCATTTCGACAACGCTTGGCACCCTCGCAGCCCTTGCCATGGTCAGATACGATTTCCCCGGGAAACGGACCATTTCGACCCTTCTGGTTGCCCCAATCCTGATCCCGGAAGTCGTTCTGGCTGTGGCGCTCCTGCTATTCCTGCAGTTCCTGTCGATGCCAAAAAGCTTCGGGCTTCTGTTGATGGGCCATGTGGTCTTTACCCTGCCCTTCGTGGTTCTGGTGGTTCAGGCGCGGCTTGTCTCCATCCGCCGTGACGTTGAAGAAGCCGCCATGAGCCTTGGCGCGACACCTGTGCAGACTTTCTTTGAAGTGACCCTGCCCCTGATGTTGCCAGCCGTCATGGCCGGGATGCTGTTTGCCTTTACCATTTCGTTTGATGACATCACCGGCACCCTGTTCTGGAAGCCGGGCGGCGTTGAAACCGTCCCGACGCAGATCTTTGCCATGCTGCGCAACTCGATCAGCCCGGAAATCAACGCGCTTGGTGCTGTGATGGTGATCTTCACCATTGCCCTGCCGCTGGTGGCGGCATCGATTGCGCGGGTCATGGCCATGCGCAAGGTGGGCGCATCGAAATAA
- a CDS encoding extracellular solute-binding protein — protein sequence MDDTKRYERLLNRYRDGDINRRTFLTALGAAGVVAGVTGGPMGMLAKKAMAATPEQVRFDGWGGVVSEAFEKYAFAPYTKKTGIEVVSGTFGGADEYIARVKASQPGEFNLAHLSGVFDYARYHGLELTSELNEDNIPNLKNVIPTLVEPLRKITGGTISAVPYDYGTTGIAYNRKYISDDEAKAKGAKLMVDEAYKGKIGGWGEWKTRIWYGALQSDQDPNNIQDIDAVWDMVRAHRDLALKYWSSGAELMSLLAEEEIYVTEGWSGRIKALQDQGHDIGYLDPAGGLGWQECLFVLRGSPMAACEELLNFMLEPEVAIAVAEGQSYPPALDPQKIELGEVIPTLPAFDPSGTLSSLSFFDPAYWNENEADWSKTFSRVQRGY from the coding sequence ATGGACGATACCAAACGTTATGAACGCCTACTTAATCGCTATCGCGACGGCGATATCAACCGCCGTACTTTCCTGACTGCACTGGGTGCGGCCGGCGTTGTTGCCGGGGTCACCGGCGGCCCGATGGGCATGCTGGCCAAAAAGGCGATGGCCGCAACCCCGGAACAGGTCCGCTTTGACGGTTGGGGTGGCGTTGTTTCCGAGGCATTCGAAAAATATGCCTTCGCGCCCTACACCAAGAAAACCGGCATCGAAGTCGTATCGGGCACCTTTGGCGGTGCGGACGAATATATTGCCCGCGTCAAGGCCAGCCAGCCGGGCGAATTCAACCTCGCCCACCTGTCAGGTGTGTTTGACTATGCGCGGTATCATGGTCTGGAACTGACGTCCGAACTCAATGAAGACAACATTCCGAACCTGAAAAACGTCATCCCGACCTTGGTCGAGCCCCTGCGCAAGATCACGGGCGGCACGATTTCGGCGGTTCCGTATGATTACGGCACCACTGGCATTGCCTATAACCGCAAATATATCAGCGACGATGAAGCCAAGGCCAAGGGTGCCAAGCTGATGGTTGATGAAGCCTATAAAGGCAAAATCGGCGGCTGGGGCGAATGGAAAACCCGCATCTGGTATGGCGCACTGCAATCTGATCAGGACCCGAACAACATTCAGGATATCGATGCCGTTTGGGACATGGTCCGTGCGCACCGCGACCTTGCGCTGAAATACTGGTCTTCGGGGGCGGAACTGATGAGCCTTCTGGCCGAAGAAGAAATCTATGTCACCGAAGGCTGGTCTGGCCGCATCAAGGCGCTGCAGGATCAGGGCCATGACATTGGTTATCTTGATCCGGCCGGTGGCCTTGGTTGGCAGGAATGCCTGTTTGTGCTGCGTGGCAGCCCGATGGCGGCCTGTGAAGAACTTCTGAACTTCATGCTGGAGCCGGAAGTGGCGATTGCCGTTGCCGAAGGTCAGAGCTATCCGCCGGCCCTTGATCCGCAGAAGATCGAACTGGGCGAGGTCATCCCGACCCTGCCGGCATTTGATCCGAGTGGAACACTGTCGTCGCTTAGCTTCTTTGATCCGGCATACTGGAACGAAAACGAAGCCGACTGGTCGAAAACGTTCTCGCGTGTGCAGCGCGGCTACTAA
- a CDS encoding ABC transporter ATP-binding protein, translating into MADRQNAVELHNVVKRFGEFTAVKRIDLTVPDNSFVTFLGPSGCGKTTTLRMIAGLTDITEGDLLIRGKRVNSLPIHKRNLGLVFQNYALFPHKTIFDNIAFGLKYRKVSKSDIAEKVNKALDLVQLPHVADRYPNQLSGGQQQRIALARAIVIEPDVLLLDEPLSALDANLREEMRVELKRIQRELGVATVFVTHDQSEALAMSDKLVVMNNGFVEQEGAPEEVYNNPASAFVADFLGHSNIIQANLGSPDAAFTQVALESGETLLTTDEQTAKAKNSKDVRAVIRAEKIDLSEENRATDGVISIPGKVKTVDYLGQQARYFVEANGRDWQVINPIDAHPHKEGADIFMHIAARNCVLLPGHQD; encoded by the coding sequence ATGGCAGACAGACAAAACGCTGTTGAACTGCACAATGTCGTTAAACGGTTTGGTGAATTCACCGCCGTCAAACGCATTGATTTGACCGTCCCGGACAACAGCTTTGTAACTTTCCTCGGTCCGTCGGGCTGTGGCAAGACAACGACGCTGCGCATGATTGCGGGTCTGACCGATATTACCGAGGGGGATCTTCTGATCCGCGGGAAACGGGTCAACAGCCTACCGATTCACAAGCGCAATCTTGGCCTTGTGTTTCAGAACTATGCCCTGTTCCCGCACAAGACGATCTTTGACAACATCGCCTTTGGCCTGAAATACCGCAAAGTGTCGAAGTCCGACATTGCAGAGAAGGTCAACAAGGCGCTTGATCTTGTGCAATTGCCCCATGTCGCCGACCGCTATCCCAATCAGCTTTCCGGTGGCCAGCAGCAGCGCATTGCGCTCGCGCGTGCGATTGTGATTGAGCCGGATGTGTTGCTGCTTGATGAACCGCTTTCAGCCCTTGATGCAAACCTGCGCGAAGAAATGCGTGTGGAACTGAAACGCATCCAGCGCGAACTGGGTGTTGCCACCGTGTTCGTCACCCATGACCAGTCCGAGGCCCTTGCCATGTCCGACAAGCTGGTTGTCATGAATAATGGCTTTGTCGAACAGGAAGGCGCACCCGAAGAAGTTTACAACAATCCGGCATCGGCCTTTGTTGCCGACTTCCTTGGTCATTCCAATATCATTCAAGCCAACCTTGGAAGCCCCGACGCGGCCTTTACCCAAGTGGCACTTGAAAGCGGGGAGACATTGCTGACCACGGACGAGCAGACCGCCAAGGCAAAGAATTCAAAAGACGTTCGTGCCGTGATCCGGGCCGAGAAAATTGACCTTTCCGAAGAAAACCGCGCCACCGATGGCGTGATTTCGATCCCCGGCAAGGTCAAAACCGTTGACTATCTGGGCCAACAGGCCCGTTACTTTGTCGAGGCCAATGGCCGCGACTGGCAGGTCATCAACCCGATTGATGCCCACCCCCATAAGGAAGGGGCCGATATCTTCATGCATATCGCGGCCCGTAATTGTGTGTTGTTACCCGGCCATCAGGATTAA